The Pseudomonas sp. IAC-BECa141 genome contains the following window.
CGGCGGTGAGCTTGCGCAGCACCTTCCAGTCCTGGGTGAACACCAGCAGGCCGCTGGCCTTGGGTTGCAGGTCAGCGCTGGCGGTCAGGCGCAGGAAATGCCCGCGCAGCGGACGCTTGCCATAGCGGTGCTCTTCGCTGAGGGTGTCGGCATTCAGCGACTGCATGGCGGTGTCGACATCCATGCCGGCCGGCACGTTGAGCAGAATGGTCACCGGCTCCGGCGCGGTGGCCTTGGCGTCCTTGTCGAGCTCGACTTTCTGGTCGCCGACCTTGAATTGCGGCTCGTCGATGATTTCGCCGTCCACGGTGACCCAGCCGCCCTCGATGAACAGCTCGGCCTCGCGGCGGGAACAACCGACCAGTTCGATGAGGCGTTTGGAGAGGCGAATCGGGTCAGTCATGACAGGGGCCGTAACAAAAAAGGGGTGGGCATTGTACCTGCCTGGGGCCGGTTAAGCCCGATTGCATTTGCGCCGTGTGGCTTTTAGCCGCGTACCGCGCGCTGCTCCGGTTGTTTCAGACGCATATGCAACAGCGGATAGGGCTGGCCCATGCCATCGACTTCCGAGCGGCCGATCACCTCGAACCCTTGCTTGAAATAAAACCCCAGGGCCTGCGGGTTCTGTTCGTTGACGTCCAGTTCGTCGGCGTTCAGGTGCTCCATGGCGTACTTCAGCAGTTTCCTGCCAAGGCCCTGGCCGCGATGCGCCGGGTCGATGAACAGCATTTCGATCTTGCCCGCCGCGACCCCGGCAAATCCGGTGATGCGCTGGTGGCTGTCGCGGGTGCAGATCAGCATCACTGCGTCGAGGTAGCGGGTCAGCACCAGATTCTTCAGCAGCTCGATGTAGGATTCCGGCAGAAAATCATGAGTCGCGCGCACCGAGGCCTCCCAGACCCGGGTCAGTTCCTGATAATCGCTGAGTTTCGGCGTGTGGATGACCGAGTGGTGACGCATGCCCGATAGCCTCTTTGTCATGGATGAGGGA
Protein-coding sequences here:
- a CDS encoding rRNA pseudouridine synthase, whose product is MTDPIRLSKRLIELVGCSRREAELFIEGGWVTVDGEIIDEPQFKVGDQKVELDKDAKATAPEPVTILLNVPAGMDVDTAMQSLNADTLSEEHRYGKRPLRGHFLRLTASADLQPKASGLLVFTQDWKVLRKLTADAAKIEQEYVVEVEGDMVAHGLNRLQHGLTHKGKELPPVKASWQNENRLRFAMKNPQPGIIAQLCEAVGLKVIGSRRIRIGGVSIGKVPVGQWRYLSGKEKF
- a CDS encoding GNAT family N-acetyltransferase yields the protein MRHHSVIHTPKLSDYQELTRVWEASVRATHDFLPESYIELLKNLVLTRYLDAVMLICTRDSHQRITGFAGVAAGKIEMLFIDPAHRGQGLGRKLLKYAMEHLNADELDVNEQNPQALGFYFKQGFEVIGRSEVDGMGQPYPLLHMRLKQPEQRAVRG